The segment TCGCGGGAGTTCCAGACCGCGGTGCTGCTGTCGGCACATGATATGAACCCGCTGCTGTCGGCAATGGACCGTATCGTTTATCTCGCCAATGGTCGGGCGGCGAGCGGCAGCACCGGCGCCGTCGTGCGGACCGAGGTGCTGAGCCAACTCTACGGTTATCATATTGACGTCATCCGCGTTCATGGCCGTGTCATCGTGGTCGCGGCTGACGCCGAAGATGACGCTCAGGCCGCGATCGCGCGTGAGCCGGTTCACGTGGCTCAGGTTCCGTGACCTTTATGCCGACATTGTTCTCCATCATAGTCGAGCCGGGGTTCTTCACCAGCGAGCCGGTGCGCACGGCGGCGGTGATCGGCGCCGCCGCCGCAATTGTCTCCGGGGTGGTCGGCGTATTCACCGTGATTCGCGGACAGTCCTTCGCCGGTCATTCCTTGGCGGATGTCAGCAGTGCTGGTGGTTCCGCCGCGTTCCTGTTCGGGATTAACCCGCTCCTTGGTTTCCTCGGCATGGGTGTCCTCGCGGCGATGAGCATGGAACTTGTGCGCGCAGATCACGCGAGCGAGCGTGACCTGGTAACGGGTGTCGTCACCGGCGCGGGGCTCGGCGTTGCCGCGCTATTCCTTTATCTGGATATGACGACCAGCAGCACCACGGGGGCCGCGGTCACCATCATGTTCGGATCGATGTTCGCCATTCCGGCTTCGATCGTCCCGCTTGCCCTGACGGTAGGGATCAGTGCCCTTCTCGCGGTCGGTCTGCTCTATCGGCCGTTGCTGCTGTCCTCGCTCGATCCGGACCTTGCGGCAGTGCGCGGCGTGCCCGTGCGTCTCATAGGACTATTGCATCTCATCGTCGTGGCGATGGCCGTTGCACTCTCGGCCATAACAGTAGGCGCCATCTTGTCCACGGGGCTGCTCATCGGTCCTGCGGCGATTGCGCTGCACCTCGCCAAGCGGCCTGGACTGGCGATCCTGTTGGCTGCTGCAATCGGCATCGCCGCCACCTGGGGTGGAATCCTCATCGCCTACGACAGCTACGAATGGACCGGCGGGCACGGCTGGCCCGTCAGCTTCTGCATCGTGGCTCTCATCTTCCTGGCATATGTCGTTGTTGCGCAAACAGGGCTTCGCCACTGGCGCCTGCTACCACGCGTGGTCTCGGCCCGCACACAGCGCGCAGGGTGAGGCTGGGCGATGTTTGATGACTTCATGATCAACACCTGGATCGCCGCCACCCTCGTCGCCAGCGTCGCGGGGGTCATCGGGTTCTTTGTTGTAATCCGGGGCGCGTCCTTCGCCGCCCACGCGCTGCCGCTCAGCGCGTTTCCCGGTGCTGCCGCGGCCAATCTGCTCGGTATCAACCCGCTCATTGGGTTGCTCGCTTTCTCCGGACTCGGCGTGCTCGGCATCAGCCAGCTTGCGCGACGCGGACCGCGCGATGTGGCGACTGCCCTGTCACTCGTCATGCTGCTGGGGCTTGGCGCCTTGTTCTTGAGCCGAACCACTGAGTATTTCCAGGCCGTCTACGCGCTGCTCTTCGGCGAGGTGCTTGGCGTCGGCTCTGCCGACCTCGAGCCCGTCGTCGCACTTAGCGCGGTCTCGGTCGCCCTCATCGCGGTATTGTTCCGGCCGCTGCTCCTGAACTCGGTCTCGCCTGAATTGGGTCAAGCGCGAGGCGTGTCGGCTCGCGTGATGGAGGTCATGTTCCTGGCGGTCGTGGCGCTGGCCACGGCGACGGCGCTGCCAGTCGTCGGCGCGTTGCTGGTATTCAGTCTGATGGTGGGGCCTGCCTCCGCTGCTCGCACACTGACGGATCAGCCACTGACGGCGATCCTGCTTTCGGCCGCTTTATCTGTCGTGACGGTTTGGATGTCGATTGCTCTCTCCTTCGCATTCGATTGGCCGATCGGATTCTTCGTCGGTGGTCTGAGTGCATGCGCCTATGCTTCCGGGCGGACATGGACGCGGGCGAAGCGATCGCGGTATTGAATATGACGATGGTATGGGAATGGATCGGCGTTGCGTCCGGACATTCTATGTTACCAAGAGCTGACCTACGACCAAGCATTCCGGGGCGACCTAAGCTAACCGGAAGCGGAATAGCAGGTCTCGGATACGCGGCACGTTAAAGTTGACATGGCGTCGACGGGGCGCGCTTCGACTGCCGCGGCCCTTTTCAGCCGTTCCAAATGTCGGTGCTCGACGCCACAGCTGTCCAAGAACCCCTTTAGAACTGCCAGGTGACCTTTAGCTCGGTCTTGAAGTCATAGACGGGATAGTCTCTGATGATCGGCACGCTGCCCTCTAGCGAGACGACAAGATTATTGAGAATCTTCTTACCGACAGCAACGTCGAGCGGTAGGAAAAGCCGCCCCGTCTGTCCAGAAATCGGCGTCCCGTAATTGATGCGAATGTCGTTGCTCGGATAGAAGGTCACAAACCAACGTCCGGGCAAGCCAATGTTGAGCGTCGGCGCGATCTGGGGTTCGCGGATGATACGTGCGAAAGGATTGCCACCAAAACTGATCGCATAACGGACGACCGGCACGAAATAGGTGTCGGGGGCGATCCCCAGAAACGAATAGCGAATGCCGATCGCCGGCATAATTTGCCACGGATCAGTGCCGAGAGATGCATCCGCCGTCGGTGCAACAAGGCGTGCGCCAAAGCCATACGCCCAGCGCGTATCGATGGTGTGGATGAGGGCCGTTTGGAATACAGCGTTGGCGAGACCAGCTCCACTTTCCGAATTAGCCTGACCAAAGGTCGTCGTGGCCTTCTCGACAAATGGAATCTGGATTTGTGTTCCGAGTTTCCAACCGGAGCCGAGATCAAGTTTTGAATTATATTGGAGAATCTCTCTTTCGCGTTTCGTGGAACTCGACGAGCTCGATGAGCTTCTGAATTCGAATCGCGTCGTGACGCTTGTTTCCGGACGCGTGAAGTCGCCGTCATTGTAGCTGGCGCTATCCGCTGTACCCGTTTGGCTCACGACTCCCATAGGATCCGAGCGCGCCGGAAACGCGGAACAAGCGAGGCTCATCACCGCTGCGACGGGCGAGCCTATGAACGTTCGAATCCATATCCCACGACACATTGGGGGACTCAGGGATAATCGCCGCGTGTTAGTGCATAGCGAACTGAAAATTGACGCCACCGAAAATCTGCCAACGCGGCGCACCCGTGCCTTCACGCGCCACGGAATATTGCGGCTCGATGAAATAATTCATCGTGGTCTTGCCGAACTGCACGACTTGTCCCAGCCCCAACCCGATCGGGACATAAGAGAGATTGTGGACGAGGTCGAAGGTCCAGATGCCGGATGAGCGAATGTAGAAGCCTTGGGCCAAATTATAGGTGACGATGGGCTGGAACGTCAGCAGGCTTACGTCATCATGCCCGAGGGCAGCGGCGAAGGAATGCTGGTATATGGCCAGCGCGCCGAGCACACCCCAGGATTGCGGCGCGACGGCGGCACCGGCCGCGCCAGTCTGCCAGCGACCTTGACTCAAAGCGGTGCCGCTTGGCAGCACAAGCAAAGGGCCGCCGGCGAAGGTGACTTTGCCGGGTAGCACAAAGAAATCCGTCAGCGTCACATCCCCGACGGCGGTCTCGCTGCCCGTCGGCAAGGGTGGCGCCGTGGCGACGGGGACGGTGAAGCGAAGCAGCTGGGGAACGCCGCCGATTTTCTCCGGCACGAGCCCGCGTAGAAGAAACTGATTTGACGAACCTCGAATCCCAGACATTGTCGGAACAAAATAGTCCTGCAGATTAAGCGTGACTTCCGGCGTCAGCGGATTGTTCGCCGTGTTCGCGCCGTTATCGGCCGAGGTTGCCTCTTGAGCGCGAACCGACGTCGCGCCTAGGCTGACGATGAAGAAGATAGAGATCAAACCTCGATGGATCATGGCAGTCCTTCTTGAAACGATGATGCCAAAATCGTCTTTTCACTGTGCCGCCGGCAGCGGTGCCGGCGCGGCCTGCGAGATCGCAAATGTCAGCCAGGCGTTCCAACCGTAAGGGCGGTTTTCGCCATCGAATTCCTTGTAGGCTTTCACATTCAGATAACCCTGCAGCTTCCTCATCGGGATGATGTAGCCCACTTGGCCGCCTGCGCCGAAGACGCGAGATTCAAAACATCCAACTCGGTCGCCGGCACCGCTGTCGCAGGAAAGTTCTTGATAGGCATAGCCGACGGCGCCGATCTGCCATTGCTTCGTCAGGAAGTGTGACGCGCCCCAGTCAAAATGCATGTCGACGCCGTTTTGATATTGCGTCTGCGGGTTCTTATAATTGTAAGTGAAGCCGAGGGTGCCGGACAATTCATTGCCCGTCTGTGGATTGAAATAAGTGTAGCCACCGCCAGCATCGGTCGCAGCGTGGCCAATGCCGAGATTCACGAGATTGTTGGGATTGTAGACGCCGATCGGAATATTGGTCGTCACGTAAGCCATGTAATTGTTTACACCGGCATTCCAACGCAGCGAGAACATGG is part of the Methylovirgula ligni genome and harbors:
- a CDS encoding metal ABC transporter permease, whose product is MPTLFSIIVEPGFFTSEPVRTAAVIGAAAAIVSGVVGVFTVIRGQSFAGHSLADVSSAGGSAAFLFGINPLLGFLGMGVLAAMSMELVRADHASERDLVTGVVTGAGLGVAALFLYLDMTTSSTTGAAVTIMFGSMFAIPASIVPLALTVGISALLAVGLLYRPLLLSSLDPDLAAVRGVPVRLIGLLHLIVVAMAVALSAITVGAILSTGLLIGPAAIALHLAKRPGLAILLAAAIGIAATWGGILIAYDSYEWTGGHGWPVSFCIVALIFLAYVVVAQTGLRHWRLLPRVVSARTQRAG
- a CDS encoding metal ABC transporter permease; its protein translation is MFDDFMINTWIAATLVASVAGVIGFFVVIRGASFAAHALPLSAFPGAAAANLLGINPLIGLLAFSGLGVLGISQLARRGPRDVATALSLVMLLGLGALFLSRTTEYFQAVYALLFGEVLGVGSADLEPVVALSAVSVALIAVLFRPLLLNSVSPELGQARGVSARVMEVMFLAVVALATATALPVVGALLVFSLMVGPASAARTLTDQPLTAILLSAALSVVTVWMSIALSFAFDWPIGFFVGGLSACAYASGRTWTRAKRSRY
- a CDS encoding transporter, whose amino-acid sequence is MSQTGTADSASYNDGDFTRPETSVTTRFEFRSSSSSSSSTKREREILQYNSKLDLGSGWKLGTQIQIPFVEKATTTFGQANSESGAGLANAVFQTALIHTIDTRWAYGFGARLVAPTADASLGTDPWQIMPAIGIRYSFLGIAPDTYFVPVVRYAISFGGNPFARIIREPQIAPTLNIGLPGRWFVTFYPSNDIRINYGTPISGQTGRLFLPLDVAVGKKILNNLVVSLEGSVPIIRDYPVYDFKTELKVTWQF